The genomic region ATCATTTCCTCCTGGGACGTTGGTGAACCATGGGGAGTTctcgccttggccttgaggacCTGCCTGGGTGGTGACTGGGAGACTGTCGCTCGCCTCTTGGGGAGGCATAGCAGAAGGGAATTGGGGCTGGCTGCCTGGTACACCACCATTGCTTGGAGAGCCAGGTCCCGGGAAAGGAGTGGGGGCAGCGGTGTTGGCACCAGAAGCTCCAGGGAAACCCACAGAGGAATCATCACCAGGAGCGCCATCAGAATACCCAGGTGCACCATTGGAGCCAGGGGTCTGGGAGAAGGATGGGGAATCGGAGTTATTCTGAGAGCTATTCTCGCCATCTGACCCAGAGCTGTTGCTGACACCCGATTCAGATCCGGAGTTGGGGCCGGAGTTTGAGCTGTCAGAACCATCACTAGGATCGTTGACACCACCGACGCTGTTGCCATTGTCTGTGCCGTTACCATCTTCTGGGTTGCTGCTATCACCAGATCCTGTACCATCATCTGACCCTGAACCAGAGCTTGAAGGGCTACCATCGGGACCCCAAATGTCGAGTGTCAACGTGGTGAAAGGAGGGACAGAAGATGCGAGCATCAGAGAAGTAAAATCCGCAGGCGTGGTAGGGAAGGGTGATGGGAACTCTGAGCCATCAGAATCCGAATCGTCTGGCCACGGGAAATCTTGTCCGTCCTGAGTATCTGTGGGGTAGACAGTGACAACAACAGTCTTTGTGGAGCGAAGAGAACAGGTAGGGAGGTCAGAGCCACCAGCGTTGGGAGACCCAGGTGAGCCAGGCATGTTCTGAGGTGCATTGGTAGGAAAGCTGCCAGGAACGATAATTGAACCAGCACCAGGGATATTGGGAGAAGAATTACCAGGAAGGTTTCCAGGGATACCACCAGGAACACCACCAGGGACACCACCAGGGACACCACTAGGTCCATTAGGAGGGAGACCGTTAGAGCCACCGTCGGTAGAGCCAGGGCCGACGCTGCTGGGCAAGGGGCCAGGAACGTTTCCGGTAGCGCTGCTTGGGTACGAAGGGTTACCAGACCCGTCGGTGTTGCCAGGAATGATGTTGCCGGAGCCACCAGGCGAGCTACCAACTGGGCTCCCGTTGGGGTTTCTGTCATCCAAGGTTAGCCAGGGACAAAGAAGAGCGGTGCATTGTAACTTGCCCGTAGTCAGTTGCCTGAGCGGCAGTATGGCCCAAGAGGCCGGTGGCCACAAGGACCCCGAGAGACGCGGCGATACGCATCTTGAGTGATCAACTTCGACGCGAAGAAAGTCGAGCAGTTGAGGGGCGTGTacaaggaggagagaaaatgTGAGATGATTTCTGTTGGTGGGCAAGTGTAAAATGCTTTGCCAGAAAagctgagaagagagagcttgaagatgaatgCAACAGAAACGAGAGGACTGAGAAGATGCCTCTTCTCGAACTGAGGAggattgaggatgaagagaaaagaagatgaggtgtgatgaagaagagaagaaaaggttTTGGGAACGAGAtcgagaggagaaggatatATACGGTGGATGCCAGGGACGAGGGGGACGAGGGCAGGAGTTCCTTCCTCCTGGAGCGGCAGAATGTTGGGGATGACGCGTTCGTTGAGGAGTTGCGCGAGCCAGTGGGAGAGGAAGTCACGACAAGAGGAGGAAGGAGCGCGTGAGGCAGCTGCCAGCCGGCAGTTGCCTCCCTTATTGGACCAGATCAACCAAAGAGGTAGGTGTATCAATCCATGTGAGAACGAGGTCTAACTCTGGACTTGCACGCGATACTTCAATTAATCTCTATTGCCATTGTACGATGTCCATCTCTTGAAGCTCCAAgaatgtgatgtgatgtttgACAGGTAACTTGAACTTGGAACACATGGCATCCAGTTCAAGTCACCACATGGGCTTAGGTCTGAGCGGGTCGAATTAGGCAGTCGGTACTCCTTCCTGTTCCCCAGCTGTTGGCAGTGTCCTGCACTTGGACGCCCCGCAAGATGGGTGACTTCTCGCGAGGCAGGCACTCAGCAGGCAGGCATGGAAGGTTTGGTGCCTCAGTCATTCTGGATCCCAGCCGGCCTGCCCAGAtgctaggtacctacttcAGGTGAGAGGAATGTGCTAGGCGTGGTCACAATATCTAGGTACCTTGAGCAGGACTGCAATGAAAGGGGTTCATGCGCAGAGAATATGAGTAGATACACTGCCATCGAGCCGAGTTGTCAAAGCCAATGGCAGTTCGGTGAAATAAATAGGTAATCAAGATAGCACTAAACTCGTATTATGGTAATTCATTATCTGGCTCATACTACATCATCGGAATAATCAGTGTAAGGGGGAGGTGCATCGGGGTGAGGGTCCTCGTGGGCATCATTTTGATACGTCTGACCGTTCGCAGCAGTATTCTCAGCAGGGCCCCtactctcctcctcgatgCGAGCCGTCCACTGAGCTGCGCCAGCTGTAGTTGtcaggagaaagaagagcgaCAAGACAGGGATGAGTTCAAGAATCATAGCAACTGTGCCGAACCAAACATACTCCCACGCGCGATCCCTCaacgccttcttctgctcagcTTTTGAGAAACCCTTGATTTGGAACCAGCGATAATGAGCGAGCTTGCCGAGTCGAGTtccagtgatgatgataaaggCAGGTGTGCCAACAATTGGAACGAGGTTGAGTGGTAAGAAGACAATGAGCTCAACAATCTGGATGATGCTCCATGGAGTGTAGATGGCAGCAGTAGTGGGTTTTCCGAGCATTCTGACCGGGTTCGGTGCGTCTAAGAACAGGATTCGCTGTGGTGCAATAAGATCCTTATGTCCAAGCTTGATAAGGGCCGCCTACAATTGTCAGTCACGGAACTACAAACAACAACCGTTTCTCAGTCCAACTACTTACATCAAATACATCCACTCGACATTCATCAACGAAGAAGCCCTCGAACAAGCCCTGTATGATGACCAATCCTTCGCCTAGTACCAGTACCACAGCATTGACCCATGCGCCCCAGCCATGGAATATCGCTAAGAAAGCATACTGGGGTAAGAAGGCAAACGTGAAGAGTAAAAGGTACACCAAGAACGAGATTAGGGATATGGGCAGGATCCTTCCCACCAGGAGTGGCCAGAACTCGCGGTTTTGAATGAAGAACCAGATGCCACGCAAAGGATACGACGCGGCAACGCCGGCCCTCTTGAGGTACAGCCACGGCCGATGGGTTGGGCCTGTCCAAGGTCCTATATGAGGATGGTTCGAGTTCTGATACGAGCCGTTGGAGGGCATCTTGATGATTGATATGCAGTGATGGAGGTTCTTGAAGGCATCACCAAGAGGGGCTTACATGTGGTGCTGGCAGGCAACAATAACAACGACCGTGACGTCAAAGAGCGGAAAATCTGGCTGAAGAGTGGGGCCGTGCAGTCCTCACTCAACTTTGACTGGTTCTACGGCGTTTCAGAACCTTCGGAAATCCCAGCAATGAGAGAACTTTCGTGCACAACGTTACGGATACTTGCAAAAAAGAAAGCCTCGCAATCGCTCGCAATCGAATATTAGGAACAGCCCGATGCGGGGGTCAcccgcaaccttgagatcgcgTACTCCTAAGAGTCTCACGCTCTACCGATTGAGCTAACCGGGCGTGGCTCTTATTGGTTGGGAGCCGTAGCCTCAGCTGTGTACTGGTACTGTCGGAGTTGGAGACTCTGTCTTTGCTTTCTCACATCTCCCTCAGAAACTCCCCGAATGGAGACAATGGTCAAGCTTTTCTAACCCCTTTCACGATAGCTTTGAGACTTGAGCGGGGTAACAGATGTACCGTCTTTGAAGCTGATAAGTGCGACAACTTGAGCTGATGCCTGCTACCTATTTGACAAATCTCATCTCTGACGATCTGTTAAACGTCCTTTCTACCATTATCACCTCCTGACTTACGTGATTCAAGTAACCAATGTGAGACACACCGGTTCTCGGTGATGTTTCTTGCTGATGTATCGATAGCATCATGCATCCCAAAATCGAATGCCAGTGCGGCGTGAGGGTCTTACATCGCAGCGTCTTGCCAAACGGCCAAGGCAAGCCATATCTGTCGGTGAAAGGGGGTTGCGTTGGGGGGTTGAGTTGGGAGAATGCGAAGCATATCTACACTCGAAACGCTCGCGTCCCTATGCCCGAAGGAAGTTATCAAACTGTACCTGAAGCCCAGGATTAGATTTTGAGCATCGGAAGCATTCAAGCTTCACCACAGGCGTGAGAAGGATGGATTTGGGTTTTGTACTTGTAAGACCAGCAGAATGTTTGACTAAGTTTGTACGGAGTAGAAATGATTACAATTATGATAATCTCGCGTATCTAATACTACGATGTTGCACGGGCGGGTGGGGTCATCGGGAATCCGGCCCATGTCGGAGCTGCCAAAACACCATAAAGCCGATCCCGTGGGCCATCTCCGACTGAGTTTAAGAATCACCATGCCGGGGCCCACATTACCTTGACCTGCCCCTGAAGTTGACCATGTACTTTCTATGAGGCGAGCTAATATCAGAGTTTCGGCATCAATCCAAGCCTCAATGATAATGTCGATAGCCCTGTGTACAGACAAGGGTAATGACAAATGCTATTCAGAAGCAATAGATAAAATGGATATATAAGCCCTCGACGCCCTTCTCCTCGGCCACTAGTTTAGTATCATTATCGTTGTCTGGCAGCCTTATTATCAGTTTCATCATAGAAAATGGCTGTCCGAACACAACTTTTCCCCCCCTCCCCTACTTTCACAGAAtcttccctctcctcctTGAACTCCAGGGTATACATTATCACTGGTGCAACATCTGGTGTTGGTCTGGAACTGGCTAAGATTCTCTATTCCCGCTCAGCGATCGTGTACATAGCTGCACGGAACTATTCAAAAATCACGTCGGCCATAAAAGAGGTGCAGTCAGCGTTTCCAGATTCAACAGGACGTCTTGAATCGCTATGTGTTGACCTTTCCGACCTCACAAGTATCAAGCCTGCAGCTCAGCGATTTCTCGCTAAAGAACCAAGACTTGATGGCCTAGTGCTCAATGCTGGTGTCATGATGCCTCCTGAGGGTAGCAAAACCGAGCACGGGCATGAGTTGCAGATGGGCACGAACTGTTTGGGTGGATATCTACTCTCGCGACTTCTCGAGGAGCTTCTGGTGAAGACCACAGTGGTCGCAGAGGAGGGAACTGTTCGAGTTGTATGGCTTGCAAGTACTCTTCAGATGGGCACGCCCAAAGGAGGCCTTGTCTGGgacgaggtcaagaaggagccGAAAGTGGTCAAAGACCAGATGGAGAACTACATGATGAGCAAGGCCGGTAATCTTCTCTTGGCCCACGAGACTTCTCAGAGATTGGGACCTCAAGGAATTATATCAGTGGTGAGTTCGCCCCCATGGGAGTGAAAGTGCAATGCTGACGATGTAGGCTGTCAACCCAGGGTTCTTGAAGACAGAGCTTCAGCGTCATATGCCCGCACCCGTGTCTTTCATGATGGTAAGTGGACATGCCACGTCTTGAGCAGATTCTGACGATATGTAGGGCCTCATGTTTAAGGCGCCCAGGTATGGAGCTTATAGTGAGCTTTTTGGACTGCTGTCGCCAGATATCACCGCCGATAATAACGGAGCCTTGATCTACCCTTGGGGTCGCATCGGATGCATCCCAGATGACATCCAGGTGTCTTTAAGGAATGGACAAGAGGGGGGCACTGGCCTCTCAAAAGCTTTCGCCGCCTGGTGTGAGAGAGAAACTCGTCAGTACAAGTAGTTGGTAGGCAAGCAAGGAGTACTTGGTTTGGTAGAGTGATTTCCATTTAGATCTAAATAGTCTCACACGGGTATCATGCCATAATTTATCCCCAACGCCGTTGTGCAAAAATCATGGTCTACTAGAATTCGTCCTTTTTCTCCCCAGTCCTTCGTTGCTTGCGACTGACCTGGTTTAGTCGTACGTCCACCACGACTGGCCTATGGTCCGAAATGAAAACCCCATCCTCATATCGCGAATTGACCACTGCAAAGGCCTTGAATTCGATGCCGGTCGGGTCGTGCACGAATATGTGATCAAGATACATGTCGTCCCATGGCACGGTGGTAAATCCAGTGTAAGTATATGACGAATGTCCGTATCGCTTACTCTGCGGGACAAGGCTCTTCACGTCGTTCATGGTTTTGGCGAGATGCTTGTAAGCCGCACCACTGGGGGAGGAGTTGAGGTCGCCGCCGATGAAGACTGGTATGGTCTCGCCGTCGTGTATAGACCAGTTCTCGGCAATATCAGTAATTAGTTTTGCCGAGTTAGCACGAGCCTT from Fusarium fujikuroi IMI 58289 draft genome, chromosome FFUJ_chr04 harbors:
- a CDS encoding related to light induced alcohol dehydrogenase Bli-4, translating into MAVRTQLFPPSPTFTESSLSSLNSRVYIITGATSGVGLELAKILYSRSAIVYIAARNYSKITSAIKEVQSAFPDSTGRLESLCVDLSDLTSIKPAAQRFLAKEPRLDGLVLNAGVMMPPEGSKTEHGHELQMGTNCLGGYLLSRLLEELLVKTTVVAEEGTVRVVWLASTLQMGTPKGGLVWDEVKKEPKVVKDQMENYMMSKAGNLLLAHETSQRLGPQGIISVAVNPGFLKTELQRHMPAPVSFMMGLMFKAPRYGAYSELFGLLSPDITADNNGALIYPWGRIGCIPDDIQVSLRNGQEGGTGLSKAFAAWCERETRQYK